From Marinobacterium sp. LSUCC0821, a single genomic window includes:
- a CDS encoding MFS transporter, whose product MISKWIDTFRVYKDKRLLWVFLMGCSSGFPWVLIGSNMSGWLKDEGLSRTAIGFFGSIFAVYAFNFLWAPLVDRVRLPLLGRLGQRRSWIFLCQGIMLIMILAITQADPGGAYQAMGAPTTEAGKIPGMMFISLVALLIAIASATQDIAIDAFRIDQFNVNETEKMPPASAMAVVGWWTGYSLPGYLAFVNADAIGWNGVYAAMALIMALLMIFTLFVGEPEDRRSAIQNDMENSYQKRYGLGRFASWIAVTVVEPFADFIRRNGLSVAITLLAFIFMFKIGEAFLGRMSVVFYKEIGFTNEQIGEYTKMLGWVATVFFTLIGSAINVRFGVLKGLMIGGIAMAASNLMFALIAEMGPIEWLFAATIIVDNFTTAFSTVAFVAFLTALTGRAFSASQYALLASLGNLGRTTLAGFSGSMVDSLAGNWSLFFIITTLMVIPSLVMLWLLRDKLEAAQAKTLEHNQRQDSQ is encoded by the coding sequence ATGATCTCTAAGTGGATTGATACTTTTCGTGTTTATAAAGATAAACGCCTTCTCTGGGTTTTCCTTATGGGTTGTAGCTCCGGTTTCCCATGGGTATTGATCGGCTCCAATATGAGTGGATGGCTCAAGGATGAAGGCCTTTCTCGTACTGCGATTGGTTTCTTTGGCTCTATCTTTGCAGTCTATGCGTTCAATTTTCTCTGGGCGCCACTAGTCGACCGTGTTCGTCTCCCGCTTTTAGGGCGACTAGGCCAGCGTAGATCTTGGATTTTCCTCTGTCAGGGAATCATGCTCATTATGATTCTGGCAATTACTCAGGCAGATCCAGGCGGCGCCTACCAAGCGATGGGGGCTCCAACCACAGAGGCTGGGAAAATCCCTGGCATGATGTTTATCTCATTAGTTGCTCTGCTTATCGCTATCGCCTCTGCAACACAAGATATCGCCATTGACGCCTTCCGTATCGATCAATTCAATGTCAATGAGACAGAGAAGATGCCACCAGCATCAGCCATGGCTGTCGTCGGCTGGTGGACTGGATATTCACTTCCTGGTTACCTCGCGTTTGTTAATGCCGATGCAATTGGCTGGAACGGTGTTTATGCCGCAATGGCCTTAATTATGGCGCTGTTGATGATTTTCACCCTATTCGTGGGTGAACCTGAGGATCGCCGCTCTGCCATTCAAAACGACATGGAGAACAGCTATCAGAAGCGCTATGGTTTAGGACGCTTTGCATCCTGGATCGCAGTAACGGTTGTAGAACCCTTTGCCGACTTCATTCGCCGTAACGGATTGAGTGTTGCTATTACCCTTCTCGCTTTCATTTTTATGTTTAAAATTGGCGAGGCCTTCCTCGGCCGAATGTCAGTTGTATTCTACAAAGAGATTGGCTTTACCAATGAGCAGATAGGTGAATACACCAAAATGCTCGGTTGGGTTGCAACCGTCTTTTTCACGCTAATCGGTAGTGCCATCAACGTTCGCTTCGGTGTTTTGAAGGGATTGATGATTGGCGGTATCGCCATGGCTGCGTCTAATCTAATGTTTGCTCTGATAGCAGAGATGGGACCCATCGAGTGGCTCTTTGCTGCAACCATCATTGTTGACAACTTCACTACAGCCTTTTCAACCGTCGCCTTTGTCGCATTCCTAACAGCGTTAACGGGCAGGGCATTCAGTGCCAGCCAATATGCTCTACTTGCATCCCTAGGAAACTTGGGACGCACTACCCTAGCAGGTTTCAGTGGCAGCATGGTGGACAGTCTCGCAGGTAACTGGAGTCTATTCTTCATTATTACAACGCTAATGGTGATCCCGTCTCTGGTTATGCTTTGGCTTCTTCGTGACAAGCTAGAAGCTGCACAAGCGAAAACCCTAGAGCATAATCAACGTCAAGATTCTCAATAG
- a CDS encoding 2-dehydropantoate 2-reductase — protein sequence MARLLAKMWHILGSGAIGSIWASKLNSLNLDITLIFRDEERLGSFATTGNLVSVRSDQGLDQFQCLATTANKLTTPIQNLLVATKAFDAVSAITTLSNWLTAESTIVVMINGYGVQQELQTKFPHLIFTFASTTDGGYKTGEFETVWAGQGKTLVGSIKGTAKTPKEWEALPQIEATEDIDLILWRKLAINCCINPLTVKYNCRNGELLDIPGAMAEMSIIASEFEAISNATQKHLFDTPLLDQAKLVARTTQGNISSMLQDIRAGRRTEIRQITGALCDLAEQSGLAVPHNQSLLKLIIDLETNG from the coding sequence TTGGCAAGGCTGTTAGCAAAGATGTGGCATATTCTAGGATCAGGAGCGATAGGGTCGATTTGGGCCAGTAAACTTAACTCCCTAAATCTCGACATTACGCTTATTTTTCGGGATGAAGAGCGATTAGGCAGCTTTGCAACTACTGGCAATCTTGTGTCTGTTCGAAGCGATCAGGGGCTGGATCAATTTCAATGTTTAGCGACTACAGCCAACAAATTGACAACCCCTATTCAAAACCTGCTTGTCGCAACCAAAGCCTTTGATGCCGTAAGCGCTATTACTACTCTAAGTAACTGGTTAACAGCGGAGAGCACAATTGTGGTCATGATCAATGGCTATGGTGTGCAACAGGAGCTTCAGACCAAATTTCCTCATTTGATTTTCACCTTCGCCAGCACGACCGACGGTGGCTATAAAACCGGAGAGTTTGAGACAGTTTGGGCAGGCCAAGGCAAAACACTTGTCGGGAGCATTAAAGGCACTGCAAAGACTCCTAAGGAGTGGGAGGCGCTTCCGCAGATCGAGGCAACCGAAGATATAGACTTAATCCTTTGGCGAAAGCTGGCCATTAACTGCTGTATCAACCCATTAACTGTGAAATACAACTGTCGAAATGGCGAGTTATTGGATATTCCGGGCGCAATGGCAGAGATGTCTATTATCGCGTCAGAGTTCGAAGCCATCAGCAATGCTACTCAGAAACATTTATTCGATACCCCTTTGCTGGATCAAGCCAAACTAGTTGCACGAACAACTCAAGGGAACATATCGTCTATGTTGCAAGATATACGTGCAGGAAGGCGGACCGAGATTCGACAAATTACAGGTGCACTTTGTGACCTAGCAGAGCAATCAGGTTTAGCAGTTCCTCATAACCAATCACTTTTAAAATTGATCATCGATTTAGAAACAAACGGCTAA
- a CDS encoding co-chaperone GroES — translation MTIRPLHDRVVIRRSEEEATSAGGIVLPGSAAEKPNQGVVVAVGPGRVANNGEVIAPSVKEGDKVLFGQYAGTNTIKVDGEELLIMQESEIYGVLEA, via the coding sequence ATGACTATTCGTCCACTACATGACCGTGTTGTTATTCGTCGCAGCGAAGAGGAAGCAACCTCGGCTGGCGGTATCGTTCTTCCAGGTTCGGCTGCAGAAAAGCCAAACCAGGGTGTTGTTGTAGCTGTAGGCCCAGGCCGTGTGGCTAACAACGGTGAAGTAATCGCTCCTTCTGTTAAAGAAGGTGACAAAGTTCTTTTCGGTCAGTACGCAGGTACTAACACCATTAAAGTTGATGGTGAAGAACTACTGATCATGCAAGAGAGCGAAATTTACGGCGTGTTAGAAGCTTAA
- a CDS encoding uridine kinase — protein sequence MTLDEEVKLIIEKIESLDNENRTLIALAGPPGSGKSTVAEHLVSEWNLKYPTYQSAVVPMDGFHLNNPELIEMGLLSRKGAPETFDAKGFVELVSQLKDSNTNVHYPTFDRSNECTVPNGAQLDAKCKVVIVEGNYLLLNRDYWRELRPLFDLTVFLAPSIKAIESRLLDRWLSYGYSPKEAQTKIEGNDLLNAKTILEESLKADLHIVQD from the coding sequence ATGACACTGGATGAAGAAGTAAAACTCATCATTGAAAAGATAGAGTCATTGGACAATGAGAATAGAACTCTTATCGCTTTAGCAGGGCCTCCTGGATCCGGTAAATCAACTGTTGCAGAGCACTTAGTTTCAGAGTGGAACCTCAAATACCCAACCTATCAAAGTGCGGTGGTACCGATGGATGGCTTCCACCTGAATAATCCAGAGTTGATTGAGATGGGGCTTTTGAGTCGCAAAGGTGCACCCGAGACCTTCGATGCTAAAGGTTTTGTCGAGCTGGTTTCTCAATTAAAAGACTCAAATACTAACGTCCACTACCCAACTTTTGATCGCTCAAACGAATGCACTGTGCCCAATGGCGCGCAACTCGATGCTAAATGCAAAGTGGTTATCGTTGAAGGCAACTACCTACTGTTAAACAGAGATTATTGGCGAGAGCTAAGGCCCCTGTTTGATCTAACAGTTTTTCTTGCTCCATCCATTAAAGCAATTGAAAGTAGACTCCTCGATCGCTGGTTGAGTTATGGGTACAGCCCTAAAGAAGCTCAGACAAAGATTGAGGGAAATGACCTGTTAAATGCCAAGACCATCCTCGAAGAGAGCCTAAAGGCAGACCTTCATATAGTTCAAGACTAG
- a CDS encoding SDR family oxidoreductase, whose product MELNGKVIVITGGGRGLGRAMALEFAGKGAQLALVDLNQADLDETLGLVKAAGSDGRTYLCNVAQEAEVETLFEKVYNDFGALNGVVNNAGITRDGLFIKVKDGEIVSKMSMDQWNLVMDVNLTGTFLCAREAAVQMIKNKQEGCIVNISSISRSGNMGQTNYTATKAGVEAMAVTWAKELARYGIRAASIAPGYIGTEMVMAMKEEAREKIAAGIPSKRLGKPEEIARTAAFIFENDYISGRCFEVDGGLRI is encoded by the coding sequence ATGGAACTCAACGGTAAAGTAATCGTAATCACTGGTGGCGGCCGCGGTCTTGGTCGCGCAATGGCTTTGGAATTCGCAGGCAAAGGTGCTCAGCTTGCACTTGTCGACCTTAACCAAGCCGATCTAGATGAAACTCTTGGATTAGTTAAAGCTGCAGGCAGCGATGGTCGCACTTACCTGTGCAACGTTGCTCAAGAAGCTGAAGTAGAAACTTTATTTGAAAAAGTTTACAACGATTTCGGCGCACTTAACGGTGTAGTTAACAACGCCGGTATCACACGTGACGGCCTATTCATCAAAGTTAAAGATGGCGAAATCGTCTCTAAGATGTCTATGGATCAGTGGAACCTAGTTATGGATGTAAACCTAACAGGTACTTTCCTATGTGCTCGTGAAGCTGCTGTGCAGATGATCAAGAATAAGCAGGAAGGTTGTATCGTAAACATCTCTTCGATCTCACGTTCAGGCAACATGGGTCAGACAAACTACACTGCAACTAAAGCAGGCGTAGAAGCAATGGCAGTAACCTGGGCTAAAGAACTTGCTCGCTACGGTATCCGTGCTGCATCAATTGCACCGGGTTACATCGGTACTGAGATGGTTATGGCAATGAAAGAGGAAGCTCGCGAGAAGATTGCGGCTGGCATCCCTTCTAAACGTCTAGGTAAGCCAGAAGAGATCGCACGCACAGCTGCGTTCATCTTCGAAAACGACTACATCTCTGGTCGTTGTTTTGAGGTTGATGGCGGTCTTCGCATCTAA
- a CDS encoding FxsA family protein, giving the protein MPILFILFVVIPVIEITILIKVGQAIGGWYTVGLVLLSAFIGVNMLRYQGVTTLMRAQAKIQSGEMPLSEMRDGIVIAIGGALLITPGFVTDAIGFACLLPFTRGLFFKIFGERVASAFVSRGGSAHFYSQSDSSFGESNRSSGDDIIEGEFVDVEDSNKTDDRKRIE; this is encoded by the coding sequence ATGCCAATTCTATTTATTCTTTTTGTTGTCATCCCCGTCATTGAAATCACCATATTGATTAAAGTAGGGCAGGCAATAGGTGGTTGGTACACGGTCGGCTTGGTTCTTCTTTCTGCTTTTATTGGCGTTAATATGCTCCGCTACCAGGGTGTCACCACGCTCATGCGGGCGCAGGCAAAAATTCAATCAGGTGAAATGCCGCTCTCTGAGATGCGCGATGGGATTGTTATCGCCATTGGTGGAGCGCTCCTCATTACTCCCGGATTTGTAACTGATGCCATCGGTTTTGCCTGTCTACTTCCCTTTACCCGTGGATTGTTTTTCAAGATCTTCGGCGAAAGGGTTGCTTCAGCTTTTGTTAGTCGCGGTGGATCTGCTCACTTCTACTCACAGAGTGATTCATCCTTTGGTGAGTCAAATAGATCATCGGGTGATGACATAATTGAGGGTGAGTTTGTTGATGTCGAAGATTCAAATAAAACTGACGATCGTAAACGCATCGAATAA
- a CDS encoding cob(I)yrinic acid a,c-diamide adenosyltransferase has protein sequence MSRLTKIYTRTGDKGTTRLATGTEVHKTHPRIEAMGDIDELNCLIGVIDAHLSYEDAFSPVLRQIQNDLFDLGGELAMASDEYQAITPAMIDRLEQTLDSYNEALPPLENFILPGGTPSAAQTHLARSICRRAERRLVELAQSETINPQSVAYLNRLSDLLFVIARVFARRNGEEEVLWQPSKQRES, from the coding sequence ATGAGTCGACTCACCAAAATCTACACACGCACTGGCGACAAGGGGACTACCCGACTTGCCACTGGCACTGAAGTGCATAAGACACACCCTCGCATTGAAGCGATGGGCGATATTGACGAGCTTAATTGTCTGATTGGCGTTATTGATGCACATCTCTCTTATGAGGATGCGTTCTCGCCTGTGCTGCGTCAGATTCAGAACGATCTATTTGATCTAGGTGGTGAGTTGGCGATGGCAAGCGACGAATATCAGGCTATTACGCCAGCTATGATTGATCGTTTAGAGCAGACATTGGACTCATACAACGAAGCACTACCGCCGCTTGAGAACTTCATACTACCGGGCGGCACGCCAAGTGCTGCGCAGACGCATCTAGCGCGCAGCATCTGTCGCCGTGCAGAGCGTCGTTTAGTGGAGCTTGCTCAAAGCGAAACGATTAACCCGCAGTCAGTAGCCTATCTCAATCGACTTTCAGATCTGCTATTTGTGATTGCGAGGGTTTTCGCTCGACGTAATGGCGAAGAGGAAGTACTCTGGCAGCCATCTAAACAGCGTGAGAGTTAA
- a CDS encoding cobalamin-binding protein, giving the protein MKKLTVGKMFRVLTALLLSSLLSIDAFAARFVVLAPDLTENMFAIGAGESVVGRVESADFPSEVTSIPVVGDFQSINAELILSLKPDYVLAWQGGNPERHLQYLEGLGLNVVRLSSQSILDLPEQLRLLGELSGQIEVANKRAVEFETELQGLSEGRKGRNLPIFYQIWHSPLMTINSSSWITEAITYCGGLNQFADRAEAVPQLTVESIIAANPKLIIAGSGADQSWVEFWKPWGMIDAVANNQLKIVEADYLHRLTMRTLLGMEQLCQTIDSAAEVYH; this is encoded by the coding sequence ATGAAAAAACTGACTGTGGGCAAAATGTTTCGAGTTCTTACTGCTCTCTTACTCTCTTCTCTGCTTTCGATTGATGCGTTTGCGGCTCGATTCGTCGTACTTGCTCCTGATTTAACTGAAAATATGTTTGCTATAGGTGCAGGGGAGTCGGTAGTAGGTCGTGTTGAATCAGCGGATTTTCCATCAGAAGTTACCTCTATCCCGGTAGTTGGAGACTTTCAATCTATTAATGCTGAATTGATTCTTTCACTTAAACCCGACTATGTATTAGCTTGGCAAGGGGGGAATCCCGAGAGGCATTTGCAGTATCTGGAAGGGCTTGGATTGAATGTGGTGCGTCTAAGTTCTCAGTCAATTCTAGATCTGCCCGAGCAGCTTAGATTATTAGGAGAGCTGAGTGGTCAGATTGAAGTAGCTAATAAACGTGCAGTTGAATTTGAAACCGAGCTGCAAGGTCTATCTGAGGGGCGTAAAGGTCGAAATTTACCGATCTTCTATCAAATTTGGCACTCTCCATTGATGACTATTAATAGCTCTTCATGGATTACCGAGGCTATCACCTATTGCGGTGGCTTGAACCAGTTTGCGGATAGGGCAGAGGCTGTACCGCAATTAACGGTAGAATCGATAATTGCCGCTAATCCAAAGCTGATTATTGCAGGCAGCGGGGCGGATCAAAGCTGGGTCGAATTTTGGAAGCCTTGGGGTATGATCGATGCTGTGGCTAATAATCAGCTCAAGATAGTGGAGGCTGACTATCTTCACCGTTTGACTATGCGAACTCTGTTGGGGATGGAGCAGCTGTGTCAGACAATTGATTCAGCTGCAGAGGTTTATCATTAG
- a CDS encoding TonB-dependent siderophore receptor, whose protein sequence is MKLLTTLILAASTVSSFALANPITVFVTGSRMESSTIGIPAAKTVITSDEILNSGASTLTDILRQQSFIQITDSSGVNGKGNIDMRGFGEFSSFNTVILIDGQKINRAADQSSIDLNMFNLEQIDRIEIIKGSAGVLYGHEAVGGVINIITKKNNRRHNSASVEVGSFDRSSVKASIGDYLSKDSSFNLTLERTEANNFRDHNDSDLKKFNVNFQKKSQLGDTQISIQRIEDYWLNSGPLSSVNDVLNNPTVSQNIYADDWYDKKGTSIKLNHLKSIDSINTLTVDAFVNSEKTNANAYIGGSVDNTIQDRKSVSFSPRVISNLNEDTNLLTGIDYTYTDYAFSSSFGPMNIDQNIYAVYGVLDHKINDRVTINTGLRHAYMEYTHIGNTHTSPLSQKNNDNQTVGNIGLTLHISPNWSVDLRADQNYRFALVDEHNNYLYAGSTSTLKTQTGNSYEAALTFEEQGTTAQIQAYTLRLDDELIYDGANYLTTNFEKTERNGISISLKKSINELTDLNFGYDYLNAKVENAVIDYYGTTLDFNNKTIPLTAKHSANAGVTWKTNNGLINDLNWKYIGERYVGADFLNNYDKIKGYSTFNFSSLLKQKSWEFSFKLNNIFDKKSVNTASLSGSTIGYYPITERNLSITAKYYFE, encoded by the coding sequence ATGAAATTACTTACGACCCTTATCCTAGCAGCGTCGACTGTTTCTTCTTTTGCCTTAGCAAATCCAATTACGGTTTTCGTGACAGGGAGCCGAATGGAATCATCAACAATCGGAATTCCTGCTGCTAAGACTGTAATTACATCAGATGAAATTTTGAATAGTGGTGCTTCTACTTTAACCGATATTCTTCGCCAACAGAGCTTCATTCAAATCACTGACAGTTCTGGAGTGAACGGCAAAGGGAACATAGATATGAGAGGGTTTGGTGAATTCAGCTCTTTCAATACTGTAATTCTAATTGATGGTCAAAAGATCAACCGCGCTGCAGACCAATCATCCATAGATCTAAATATGTTCAACCTAGAACAGATAGACCGAATTGAAATCATAAAAGGTAGTGCTGGAGTACTTTATGGCCATGAGGCGGTTGGCGGAGTTATTAACATCATCACCAAAAAGAACAACAGACGCCATAACAGCGCATCAGTTGAGGTTGGAAGTTTTGATAGAAGCTCCGTAAAAGCGTCAATTGGTGACTATTTATCAAAAGACAGTTCATTCAACCTCACACTAGAGAGAACGGAAGCTAATAATTTTAGAGACCACAATGACTCAGACTTAAAGAAATTTAATGTTAATTTTCAGAAAAAAAGTCAGTTGGGTGATACACAAATTTCGATTCAAAGAATTGAAGATTACTGGCTTAACAGCGGTCCATTAAGTTCGGTGAACGATGTTCTAAACAATCCTACCGTTTCACAAAATATTTATGCTGATGATTGGTACGATAAAAAAGGGACCTCAATTAAACTTAATCACTTAAAATCAATAGACAGTATTAATACCCTTACCGTCGATGCATTTGTAAATAGTGAAAAAACTAATGCAAATGCTTACATTGGCGGCTCTGTTGATAACACCATTCAAGACAGAAAGAGCGTCTCGTTTAGCCCAAGAGTTATAAGCAATCTAAACGAAGACACAAACCTTCTTACAGGCATTGACTATACATACACAGACTATGCTTTTTCGTCTTCTTTTGGTCCGATGAACATTGATCAAAACATATATGCCGTTTACGGGGTTCTTGATCACAAGATAAACGACAGAGTCACAATCAACACTGGATTACGCCATGCGTATATGGAATATACTCATATTGGCAACACCCATACATCTCCGTTGTCTCAAAAGAATAACGACAATCAAACCGTTGGCAATATAGGATTAACATTACACATATCACCAAACTGGAGTGTTGATTTAAGGGCTGACCAAAATTACAGATTCGCACTGGTTGATGAGCACAACAATTATCTATACGCAGGCTCAACAAGCACACTTAAAACCCAAACTGGCAACTCTTATGAAGCAGCTCTGACGTTTGAGGAACAAGGAACTACTGCTCAAATTCAAGCATATACGTTAAGACTAGATGATGAGTTGATTTATGATGGCGCTAATTATTTAACAACTAACTTTGAAAAGACTGAGAGAAATGGCATATCCATTTCACTTAAGAAAAGCATCAATGAATTAACAGACCTTAATTTTGGATATGATTATCTGAATGCGAAGGTCGAAAACGCTGTAATTGATTACTACGGAACAACATTAGACTTTAACAATAAGACCATCCCCTTAACTGCAAAACACTCAGCCAATGCTGGGGTAACCTGGAAAACCAACAACGGATTGATCAACGACCTAAACTGGAAATATATTGGGGAACGCTATGTTGGTGCGGACTTCCTGAATAATTACGATAAAATAAAAGGATACAGCACGTTCAACTTTAGCAGTTTGTTGAAACAAAAAAGTTGGGAATTTAGCTTCAAGCTAAACAACATATTCGACAAAAAATCAGTCAATACTGCTAGCCTATCTGGAAGCACAATTGGTTACTATCCCATTACTGAAAGAAACCTTTCAATAACTGCAAAATATTACTTTGAGTAA
- a CDS encoding Nif3-like dinuclear metal center hexameric protein has translation MSVNLKELVNFANETLSVERFKDYCPNGLQIEGKSAVTKIVSGVTASQALIDAAIAANADLLLVHHGYFWKGESEPLVGIKGKRVKALMQADVSLLAYHLPLDAHPELGNNAQLAKILDIEIESGMEPGNPFSVGNIGSLSEAISAEDFTHRVTTQLGREATLISGGDRSVKRIAWCTGSADRMIEQADKLGADLFLSGEISEPVVHYAREAGIHYLSAGHHATERYGAKALGEFLADRFGLEHQFIDIDNPV, from the coding sequence ATGTCGGTAAATCTAAAAGAGCTGGTCAATTTTGCAAATGAAACCCTGTCTGTCGAGCGTTTCAAGGATTACTGCCCAAATGGTCTGCAGATAGAAGGTAAGTCAGCCGTTACAAAAATTGTATCAGGTGTCACTGCAAGTCAGGCATTGATTGATGCCGCTATAGCAGCTAATGCTGATCTTCTATTGGTGCACCATGGCTACTTTTGGAAGGGTGAATCTGAACCTTTAGTTGGAATAAAAGGGAAGCGAGTTAAGGCGCTGATGCAAGCGGATGTAAGCCTACTTGCCTATCATCTACCTTTAGATGCACATCCAGAGTTAGGAAATAATGCTCAGTTAGCCAAGATTTTGGATATAGAAATTGAGTCAGGCATGGAGCCTGGAAACCCTTTTAGTGTTGGAAATATAGGTTCGCTATCCGAAGCTATCAGCGCAGAAGATTTCACTCATAGGGTGACTACACAATTGGGTCGTGAAGCAACCCTGATATCCGGTGGTGATCGATCAGTAAAACGTATTGCCTGGTGCACGGGTTCAGCAGATCGAATGATCGAGCAAGCTGATAAATTAGGTGCCGATCTATTTCTCAGCGGCGAGATTTCTGAGCCTGTAGTGCACTACGCGCGGGAGGCGGGTATTCATTATCTATCTGCAGGACATCATGCGACAGAACGCTATGGTGCAAAAGCTTTAGGTGAGTTCTTAGCAGACCGTTTTGGTTTGGAGCATCAATTTATCGATATTGATAATCCGGTTTGA
- a CDS encoding YhcB family protein: MDQNSVWVIAIAALVIGVLLGFLFGRSGSNGSREVQLANELEKAQLELAKYRDEVNEHFSKTAELVNGLTTQYQKVHQHLAESAGQLVRDEKLVASLQRSATMQIENQNGSASVSPQESSAIHVPLDYAPKRSNDEPGTLSDSFGLHSEIVENPADPAKVYSKHEKSA, translated from the coding sequence GTGGATCAGAATTCTGTTTGGGTAATTGCAATTGCTGCTCTAGTTATCGGTGTACTACTTGGCTTCCTCTTTGGTCGCAGCGGTAGCAATGGCAGTCGAGAGGTTCAACTCGCAAATGAGTTGGAAAAAGCTCAGTTAGAACTTGCTAAATACCGAGATGAGGTTAATGAGCACTTCTCTAAAACTGCAGAACTCGTAAATGGTTTAACCACTCAGTACCAAAAGGTACACCAGCATCTTGCTGAGAGCGCAGGTCAGCTAGTTCGTGATGAGAAGCTCGTTGCGAGCCTACAGCGCTCTGCAACCATGCAGATTGAGAACCAGAACGGCTCAGCTAGCGTTAGTCCTCAGGAGAGCAGTGCAATTCACGTTCCTCTCGACTACGCACCAAAGCGCAGCAACGATGAGCCTGGAACGCTTTCAGACAGTTTCGGCCTACACTCTGAAATTGTAGAGAACCCGGCAGATCCTGCTAAGGTTTACAGCAAACATGAGAAGAGCGCTTAA
- a CDS encoding YajQ family cyclic di-GMP-binding protein: protein MPSFDIVSEVDVHEVTNAVDQANREITTRFDFKGVDAGFERDGDNINMHAEAEFQLQQMIDVLRAKLVNRKVDPDAMDPQKVEQNGMQARQKIVMRQGLDQDAAKKITKIIKESKLKVQTQTQGEQVRVTGKKRDDLQDVIALLRESNVGLPLQYKNFRD, encoded by the coding sequence ATGCCATCTTTCGATATCGTATCTGAAGTAGATGTTCATGAGGTGACCAACGCAGTTGATCAGGCTAATCGTGAAATCACAACACGATTTGACTTCAAAGGCGTGGATGCTGGTTTTGAGCGCGATGGTGACAACATCAACATGCACGCAGAAGCTGAGTTCCAGCTGCAGCAGATGATTGATGTACTTCGTGCAAAACTTGTTAACCGTAAGGTAGATCCAGATGCTATGGACCCGCAAAAGGTTGAACAAAATGGTATGCAAGCACGCCAGAAGATCGTTATGCGTCAGGGTCTAGATCAGGATGCAGCTAAGAAGATTACCAAAATCATTAAAGAGTCTAAGTTGAAAGTTCAGACCCAGACTCAAGGTGAGCAGGTTCGTGTCACTGGTAAAAAGCGAGATGACCTGCAAGATGTTATCGCACTTTTGCGTGAGTCTAATGTTGGCTTACCGCTGCAGTACAAGAACTTCCGCGACTAA